One window of the Mycobacterium xenopi genome contains the following:
- a CDS encoding enoyl-CoA hydratase-related protein, whose product MNLDYDGKIAVLDLGDNENRFSPEFLDEFDAHLDEVVGGGAQGLVTTAAGKFYTNGLDLDWLMAHGDQTQWYVHRVQGLLARVLTLPTPTAAALPGHAFGAGAMLALAHDFRVMRADRGFFCFPEVDIRIPFTPGMAALIQAKLTPQAAVASMTTGRRFGGTDAEAIGIVDTTAGEGAVTAAAVEFLRPLEGKDPGTLGAIKNTMYGQVVAALANT is encoded by the coding sequence ATGAACCTCGACTATGACGGCAAGATCGCCGTGCTGGACCTCGGCGACAACGAAAACCGCTTCTCGCCGGAGTTCCTCGACGAGTTCGACGCCCACCTCGACGAAGTGGTCGGCGGCGGCGCACAAGGCTTGGTCACGACGGCGGCAGGCAAGTTCTACACCAACGGGCTCGACCTGGACTGGTTGATGGCGCACGGCGATCAGACGCAGTGGTATGTCCACCGCGTCCAGGGACTGCTCGCGCGGGTGCTGACGCTTCCGACGCCGACCGCCGCGGCATTGCCTGGCCATGCATTTGGCGCAGGCGCGATGCTGGCACTCGCGCACGACTTCCGGGTCATGCGCGCCGACCGCGGCTTCTTCTGTTTCCCCGAAGTCGACATCCGGATCCCGTTCACGCCCGGGATGGCGGCGCTGATTCAGGCCAAGCTCACACCGCAGGCCGCGGTGGCCTCGATGACGACGGGGCGCCGGTTCGGCGGGACGGACGCCGAGGCGATCGGCATCGTCGACACTACCGCGGGCGAGGGCGCTGTCACGGCCGCCGCCGTCGAGTTCCTCAGGCCGCTCGAAGGCAAGGATCCCGGAACCTTGGGCGCGATCAAGAACACGATGTACGGCCAGGTCGTCGCGGCGCTCGCGAACACCTAG
- a CDS encoding aspartate aminotransferase family protein: MLDNLWLHFARHGAGITAPVITRGDGVRIFDDRGRSYLDALSALFVVQVGHGREELAEAAAAQARTLAYFPLWSYATPPAIELAARLAGYAPGDLNRVFFTSGGGEAVETAWKLAKQYFKLTGKPGKYKAISRAVAYHGTPQGALALTGVPKYQAPFEPLTPGAVKVPNANFYRAPDPLRTDVKAFGRWAADRIAEAIEFEGPDTVAAVFLEPVQNAGGCIPPPPGYFERVREICDDYDVLLVSDEVICAYGRIGSMFACDDFGYLPDMITCAKGLTSGYSPIGAMIASDRLFEPFNDGVTMFPHGYTFGGHPVSAAVALANLDIFERERLNDRVKQNAPAFRAALENLYDLPLVGDVRGEGYFYAVELVKDQATRETFTAEERRRLLPRVSSALFEAGLYCRIDDRGDPAIQVAPPLISGPAEFAEIESVLRAVLTGIEGDVLAR; encoded by the coding sequence ATGCTCGATAACCTCTGGCTCCACTTCGCCCGCCATGGCGCGGGCATCACCGCGCCGGTGATCACCCGCGGCGACGGTGTCAGAATCTTCGACGACCGCGGCCGCAGTTACCTCGATGCGCTGTCGGCGCTGTTCGTAGTGCAGGTCGGCCACGGCCGCGAAGAGCTCGCCGAGGCCGCGGCGGCGCAGGCCCGCACGCTGGCCTACTTCCCACTGTGGTCGTATGCCACCCCGCCGGCGATCGAGCTCGCCGCGCGTCTCGCAGGCTACGCGCCGGGTGATCTGAACCGGGTGTTTTTCACCAGCGGCGGCGGCGAGGCCGTCGAAACCGCCTGGAAGCTGGCCAAACAGTACTTCAAGCTCACCGGCAAACCCGGTAAATACAAAGCGATTTCACGCGCCGTCGCCTATCACGGCACCCCGCAGGGCGCGCTGGCGCTCACCGGTGTGCCGAAGTATCAGGCGCCGTTCGAGCCGCTGACCCCAGGCGCGGTGAAAGTGCCCAACGCCAACTTCTACCGCGCACCCGACCCGCTGCGCACCGACGTCAAGGCGTTCGGACGGTGGGCCGCCGACCGCATCGCCGAAGCCATCGAGTTCGAAGGCCCTGACACCGTCGCCGCGGTGTTTTTGGAGCCGGTGCAAAACGCCGGTGGCTGTATCCCGCCGCCGCCCGGCTATTTCGAGCGGGTCCGCGAAATCTGCGACGACTATGACGTGCTGCTGGTCTCCGACGAAGTGATCTGCGCCTACGGGCGGATCGGGTCGATGTTCGCCTGTGACGACTTCGGTTACCTGCCCGACATGATCACCTGCGCCAAGGGCCTGACGTCGGGGTATTCGCCGATCGGTGCGATGATCGCCAGCGATCGGCTGTTCGAACCGTTCAACGACGGCGTGACGATGTTCCCGCACGGCTACACCTTCGGCGGGCATCCGGTGTCCGCGGCGGTCGCGCTGGCCAACCTCGACATTTTCGAACGCGAGCGCCTCAACGACCGCGTCAAGCAGAACGCACCGGCGTTTCGCGCGGCGTTGGAGAACCTCTACGACTTGCCCCTTGTCGGCGACGTCCGCGGCGAGGGCTACTTCTACGCCGTCGAGCTGGTCAAAGACCAGGCCACCCGGGAGACCTTCACCGCCGAGGAACGCCGGCGGCTGCTGCCCCGGGTGTCGTCGGCGCTGTTTGAGGCTGGGCTGTATTGCCGCATCGATGACCGCGGCGACCCGGCCATCCAGGTGGCGCCGCCGCTGATCAGCGGGCCAGCCGAATTCGCCGAGATCGAGTCGGTCCTGCGCGCGGTGCTGACCGGCATCGAGGGCGACGTTCTCGCCCGCTAA